A genomic region of Caldicellulosiruptor acetigenus contains the following coding sequences:
- a CDS encoding beta-mannosidase produces MRINLDGKWKFREVGQNEYYEASVPGCVQLDLINLGKLPDPFYATNEVLFYDLEEKDFEYVKEFDVDNVDFQVKKLVFKGIDTVSEIYLNDHYLGKTDNMFLKYEFDVSLALKKGKNILKVVLLSPINEAERLKSIYQSSYSYPQRSWIRKSQYSYGWDWGPRILQIGIWKSVYLELHNGLEIQDEFVKVESISDEVAIVKVFAKINCFEKPSEVEIEIFDGSSTLKVLPEVYKSKDGYFIDERIEIENPKLWWPNGYGEPSLYEFKITAKSSNEFQEKKVTTGLRTVRVIKEKDEYGESFIFEINGKKIFAKGANWIPADSILPRLKEEDYKELIKMAKDANMNMLRVWGGGIYEYDWFYDECDKNGIMVWQDFMFACAIYPDEFDFFVENFKKEAEYQIKRLRNHPCIVLWCGNNENNWGFRDWWHIGEPEFLGNRIYKKVLPEILAKLDPTRPYHISSPYGGEHPNSEKAGDKHTWDIWAGWKDYIYYKHDNARFVSEFGFQAAAHLDTMKRYIPLKDQTIFSKTLRMHEKQEEGLERLIRYMAGSIGLPKDFDSFIYLSQFVQKEAIKLAVEHYRKNKFRTAGALYWQLNDCWPVISWSSIDYLKRRKALYYESKRIFAKFLPVVEYEDGKLKVYVVSDELKPKQGQLNITIWNFDGQKLYEKNLTVEIPENGVFEAFSEKVENMNILKGEWLYIPKHVETAVIGDKVDRGLLESIVFVSLFVDQIEYENYFVFEKPINLELKPCQFEYRIKDDYIIIKPKTPAICLIIEADKDVEDNFIFARPEKEYKIRLNGAQVIKVCDLIEMVIR; encoded by the coding sequence GTGAGAATAAATCTTGACGGGAAATGGAAGTTCAGAGAAGTTGGTCAAAATGAGTACTATGAGGCAAGCGTGCCAGGATGTGTCCAGCTTGATTTGATTAACCTTGGAAAGCTTCCCGACCCTTTTTATGCTACAAACGAGGTTTTATTTTATGACTTAGAAGAGAAAGATTTTGAGTATGTAAAAGAGTTTGATGTTGATAATGTCGATTTTCAGGTCAAAAAGCTTGTGTTCAAAGGAATTGATACAGTATCTGAGATTTATTTAAATGACCATTATTTGGGCAAGACCGACAACATGTTTTTGAAGTATGAGTTTGATGTGAGCCTTGCACTTAAAAAAGGGAAAAACATTTTAAAGGTGGTGCTTTTGTCACCAATAAATGAGGCAGAAAGGCTCAAAAGCATTTACCAGTCAAGCTACAGCTATCCACAAAGAAGCTGGATAAGAAAGTCGCAGTATTCGTACGGCTGGGACTGGGGTCCAAGGATTTTGCAGATTGGTATATGGAAGAGCGTGTATTTAGAGCTTCACAATGGGCTTGAAATTCAAGACGAGTTTGTAAAAGTGGAAAGTATTTCAGATGAGGTTGCAATTGTTAAAGTATTTGCAAAGATAAACTGTTTTGAAAAACCATCCGAAGTTGAGATAGAGATATTTGATGGTAGCTCTACCTTGAAAGTTTTACCAGAGGTTTATAAATCAAAAGATGGGTATTTTATTGACGAGAGGATTGAGATAGAAAACCCAAAACTTTGGTGGCCAAACGGGTATGGGGAGCCTTCTTTGTATGAGTTTAAAATAACCGCAAAGAGTTCGAATGAATTTCAAGAAAAGAAGGTCACAACAGGGCTCAGGACTGTAAGAGTAATAAAGGAAAAGGATGAATATGGCGAAAGTTTCATCTTTGAAATAAATGGCAAAAAGATTTTTGCAAAAGGGGCAAACTGGATACCCGCAGATTCAATCCTGCCAAGGTTGAAAGAAGAAGACTATAAAGAATTAATTAAAATGGCAAAAGATGCGAACATGAATATGTTAAGGGTTTGGGGCGGCGGAATTTATGAGTATGACTGGTTTTACGATGAGTGTGACAAAAACGGTATAATGGTGTGGCAGGATTTCATGTTTGCATGTGCAATTTATCCTGATGAGTTTGACTTTTTCGTTGAAAATTTCAAAAAAGAGGCAGAGTACCAGATAAAGAGGCTCAGAAACCATCCATGCATTGTGCTGTGGTGCGGAAATAACGAAAACAACTGGGGATTTAGAGACTGGTGGCACATCGGCGAGCCAGAGTTTTTGGGCAACAGGATATACAAAAAGGTGCTTCCTGAAATTCTGGCAAAACTTGACCCAACAAGACCATATCATATCTCAAGCCCGTATGGCGGTGAGCATCCAAACAGCGAAAAAGCTGGCGACAAACATACATGGGATATCTGGGCTGGCTGGAAAGACTACATCTATTATAAGCACGACAACGCAAGGTTTGTCTCTGAGTTTGGTTTTCAGGCAGCTGCACACCTTGACACAATGAAAAGATATATACCTCTTAAAGACCAGACAATCTTTTCAAAGACATTGAGAATGCACGAAAAGCAGGAAGAGGGTTTAGAGAGACTTATAAGGTACATGGCAGGTTCAATTGGTCTTCCAAAAGACTTTGACTCTTTTATATACCTTTCGCAGTTTGTTCAAAAAGAGGCTATAAAGCTTGCGGTTGAGCATTACAGGAAGAATAAATTCAGAACAGCAGGGGCACTTTACTGGCAGCTTAATGACTGCTGGCCTGTCATCTCATGGTCATCAATTGACTATTTGAAAAGAAGAAAAGCACTTTACTATGAGTCAAAAAGGATATTTGCAAAGTTTTTACCAGTAGTTGAGTATGAGGATGGGAAGCTAAAAGTATATGTTGTGAGTGATGAGTTAAAGCCAAAACAAGGTCAGCTCAATATTACAATCTGGAACTTTGACGGGCAAAAGCTATACGAGAAAAACCTTACTGTGGAAATTCCTGAAAATGGTGTGTTTGAGGCATTTTCTGAAAAAGTAGAAAACATGAATATTTTAAAGGGCGAGTGGTTGTATATACCCAAACATGTTGAGACAGCTGTAATTGGGGATAAGGTGGACAGAGGGCTTTTAGAGAGCATAGTTTTTGTAAGCCTTTTTGTTGACCAAATAGAATATGAAAACTACTTTGTATTTGAAAAGCCAATAAACCTTGAGCTAAAACCCTGCCAGTTTGAGTACAGAATAAAAGATGACTATATTATAATAAAACCCAAAACTCCTGCAATTTGCCTTATAATTGAAGCTGATAAGGATGTAGAAGACAACTTCATCTTTGCAAGACCTGAAAAAGAATACAAAATCCGCTTAAACGGCGCTCAAGTTATCAAGGTTTGTGATTTGATTGAGATGGTGATAAGGTAA
- a CDS encoding carbohydrate ABC transporter permease yields MTLKRILSRIGSLIINAFVMLLSLSCIFPIVWLIYSSLKTEKEFVLNIAALPAHPTFENYINAIKTAKMHIYFFNSLFTTVVSVILIVLFSFVVGYFFARYRFTGRNLLYTMFLAGMLIPIHALLVPMFVEFKVLGLLDKRITLILPYVGLGLPMAIFLMENFIKDIPHEIEEAAYIDGATLTTTLFRIILPICKPIISTVVILSSLSSWNEFSFALVLIKSDALKTLPVGLTNFTSQYTVKYTQLMAAITIAILPVIMVYLIFNKKVIQGLVAGAVKG; encoded by the coding sequence ATGACGCTCAAAAGGATACTATCAAGAATAGGATCTTTGATTATAAACGCTTTTGTGATGCTGCTATCACTTTCATGTATTTTCCCGATTGTCTGGCTTATTTATTCATCACTGAAGACTGAAAAAGAATTTGTGCTAAACATTGCTGCCCTGCCAGCCCATCCAACCTTTGAAAATTATATAAATGCCATCAAAACTGCAAAGATGCACATATACTTTTTCAACAGCCTATTTACAACAGTTGTCTCTGTCATATTGATTGTTTTATTCAGCTTCGTGGTTGGGTACTTCTTTGCAAGATACAGGTTCACAGGGAGAAATCTTCTTTACACAATGTTTTTGGCAGGGATGTTAATACCAATCCATGCTCTGCTTGTTCCGATGTTTGTTGAGTTCAAAGTGCTTGGACTTTTGGACAAAAGAATAACGTTGATTTTGCCATATGTAGGGCTTGGACTTCCAATGGCAATATTTTTGATGGAAAACTTTATAAAAGATATTCCGCACGAGATTGAAGAAGCTGCATACATTGATGGGGCGACACTTACTACAACCCTTTTTAGGATCATTCTTCCCATTTGCAAGCCGATTATTTCAACAGTCGTGATTCTGAGCAGTTTGTCTTCATGGAACGAGTTTTCGTTTGCCCTTGTTTTGATAAAAAGCGATGCTTTGAAGACTTTGCCTGTTGGTCTTACAAATTTCACATCTCAATACACAGTAAAATACACCCAGCTTATGGCAGCAATCACAATTGCAATACTTCCTGTGATTATGGTGTATCTAATATTCAACAAAAAAGTAATCCAGGGGCTTGTTGCAGGCGCTGTTAAAGGGTGA
- a CDS encoding carbohydrate ABC transporter permease, which translates to MERGLFKPKSRVFIGYLALPVLWYVFVVVMPLILALRYSLYDWSGGPRMRFVGLSNYAELIKDTDFWLSFKNNVIITLLCIVGQIGIAFVLAALMTTRVLKFKEFHRTVIFLPVVLSAVVIGFIWTLMYNQQIGILNWVLRAIGLESLIKPWLDDPKIVIYSVSVPLIWQYIGFYLVILMASLQSIPKEIFEAAEIDGADGFKRTIYIILPLLADTLKVSVMLCIAGNMKVFDHIYVMTGGGPGKSSMVMAQYAYNNSFIMFKLGYGSTISVGILILSLAIILLSRKLMGGRTQ; encoded by the coding sequence ATGGAAAGAGGACTTTTTAAACCAAAATCAAGAGTTTTCATTGGGTATTTGGCTTTGCCGGTTTTATGGTATGTATTTGTTGTTGTCATGCCGCTCATTTTGGCGCTCAGGTACAGTCTTTATGACTGGTCTGGCGGGCCAAGAATGAGATTTGTTGGACTTTCAAACTATGCAGAACTTATAAAAGACACAGATTTTTGGCTGTCATTTAAAAACAATGTAATAATCACCTTACTTTGCATTGTTGGGCAGATTGGTATTGCATTTGTCTTAGCTGCCCTTATGACAACAAGGGTTTTAAAGTTCAAAGAGTTTCACCGCACAGTAATATTTTTGCCTGTTGTTCTATCTGCAGTTGTAATAGGCTTTATCTGGACACTCATGTATAACCAGCAGATAGGAATTTTAAACTGGGTTTTAAGAGCAATTGGTCTTGAAAGCTTGATAAAGCCGTGGCTTGACGACCCAAAGATAGTTATCTACTCTGTTTCTGTGCCACTTATATGGCAGTACATCGGGTTTTATCTTGTGATTTTGATGGCGTCGCTTCAGTCTATTCCGAAAGAAATATTTGAAGCAGCCGAGATAGACGGTGCAGACGGGTTTAAAAGAACAATTTATATCATATTGCCTCTTTTGGCAGACACTTTGAAGGTTTCTGTGATGCTCTGTATTGCAGGAAATATGAAGGTGTTTGACCATATATATGTCATGACAGGCGGTGGTCCTGGTAAAAGTTCAATGGTCATGGCACAGTATGCTTACAATAATTCGTTTATAATGTTCAAGCTTGGTTATGGTTCTACAATCTCTGTTGGAATACTAATACTTAGCCTTGCAATAATTTTGCTTTCGCGAAAACTTATGGGGGGAAGGACACAATGA
- a CDS encoding extracellular solute-binding protein yields the protein MKSSRLIKRILAIIVIFGLVLSLAACKKKAAEQPQQSSQNKNIEEKITLTFTHMFTNDGSAISDGFYNALNEYKKAHPNVTIKQEALSHDTYETKIKTLAAGGELPDVFVIKGSMVDPFYNNGQIAPLNDALDSDMAWKNSFVEGAFDDFKRGDKILGIPIQVQPTSLIFYNREIFKEAGINEFPKDWNEFKDAVKKLKAKGYIPITAGNKGKWLVESCILSTLGDRFTGTDWFVSVRDRKGAKFTDPEFVNALRAIDELVKMKAFNSDINSLDNNQQRTLYYNKKAAMFFEGGWAISLVTNEAPKDVLDATELAIIPPVPGGKGLPNTVSGGAGWAFQINAKLDGSKKNAALALLKALSSDAYSRPMLEKGGFPATKVTNYDESKLSTLAKKYQQLAKNIKYVPVYDVQLSPGVIEVMNSGLQDMIIGTITPEKLAQKIQQEYEREASK from the coding sequence GTGAAAAGCTCAAGGCTTATTAAAAGAATTTTAGCCATTATAGTAATTTTTGGACTTGTGCTTTCGCTTGCTGCCTGCAAGAAAAAGGCAGCTGAGCAGCCACAGCAGAGCAGCCAGAACAAAAACATCGAAGAAAAAATTACTTTAACGTTTACTCACATGTTTACAAACGACGGCAGTGCAATAAGCGATGGTTTTTACAATGCACTAAATGAGTACAAAAAAGCACATCCGAATGTGACAATAAAACAAGAAGCTCTGTCACATGATACTTATGAGACAAAGATAAAGACACTGGCTGCCGGTGGGGAACTTCCAGATGTGTTTGTTATCAAGGGTTCAATGGTTGACCCATTTTACAACAACGGTCAGATTGCGCCTTTAAATGATGCGCTTGACAGTGACATGGCATGGAAAAATAGCTTTGTTGAAGGTGCGTTTGACGATTTCAAAAGAGGAGACAAGATACTGGGAATACCAATCCAGGTTCAGCCAACGTCCCTTATATTCTACAACAGAGAAATTTTCAAGGAAGCAGGAATAAATGAGTTTCCAAAGGATTGGAACGAGTTTAAAGATGCTGTCAAAAAGCTCAAAGCAAAAGGGTATATTCCAATCACTGCAGGAAACAAAGGAAAATGGCTTGTTGAATCGTGTATTCTGAGCACTCTTGGTGACAGGTTCACAGGGACAGACTGGTTTGTGTCTGTAAGAGATAGAAAAGGTGCAAAGTTTACCGACCCAGAGTTTGTAAATGCACTCAGGGCAATTGATGAGCTTGTTAAGATGAAGGCGTTTAACAGCGATATCAACTCGCTTGACAACAACCAGCAAAGAACTCTTTATTACAACAAAAAAGCTGCAATGTTCTTTGAAGGCGGCTGGGCAATTTCGCTTGTGACAAACGAAGCTCCAAAGGATGTTTTGGATGCAACAGAGCTTGCTATAATTCCGCCTGTGCCAGGTGGGAAAGGATTGCCAAACACAGTTTCAGGCGGTGCTGGCTGGGCGTTTCAAATAAATGCAAAACTTGATGGGAGCAAGAAAAATGCTGCGCTGGCACTTTTAAAAGCACTCTCAAGCGATGCATATTCAAGACCAATGCTTGAAAAGGGTGGTTTTCCGGCAACAAAGGTTACAAATTATGATGAGAGTAAGCTTTCTACTCTTGCGAAGAAATATCAACAGCTTGCGAAGAATATAAAATATGTTCCTGTTTATGATGTTCAGCTATCACCTGGTGTGATTGAAGTTATGAACAGCGGTCTTCAGGACATGATAATAGGCACAATTACACCCGAAAAGCTTGCTCAAAAGATTCAGCAGGAGTACGAAAGAGAGGCTTCAAAATAA
- a CDS encoding sensor histidine kinase: MKKISSSLQFKIMVCAIFLIILSSFPIGIASYIKSVKIVENKFAFSHLHTVKQIASSLELITNDIKEASLYFIQSGDLRQLLKSDLETDQQELEKARVHVNDFLTYLVGEKPYIHSIYIMGKNNTIFDTYGIKEQTLNLSNINVQSFEWCPNVITSRAGILTYVISLVRPIRDINNFKNLIGYLEINIDEKSLFDEVISLSSNFSENFVICNQNYFILSSTDKTLIGKNLAKMISTKPMENFEQGFFYTKLSGETFLVIYSTIKPLGWKVVSFVEKASLVAENRAIQSYLFITILLALFAASISLVFFQNSILYPLKQLRIFMRHIANQNFDVYMQPRGNDEVSKLIQAFNSMSAKLNELMNQVYIATIKQKEAELKALQERINPHFLYNTLDTIYWTARLEGAKKACILVEALSKLFRSILANKSNIITVKEEIEHLNSYILIQKVRYQDLIEFSLNVQSQALCYKTVKLVLQPIVENAIYHGIEKSGKKGKISIEVFTKDEKLYFIVSDTGAGAPKEVFESALKNDNPNGKIGLKNVNDRIKLAFGNEYGMEIESTPGLGTKVTVIQPALKEGDLK, from the coding sequence GTGAAAAAGATATCAAGTAGTCTCCAGTTTAAAATTATGGTATGTGCAATCTTTTTGATTATTCTTTCAAGCTTCCCGATTGGAATAGCTTCATATATAAAATCTGTCAAAATAGTGGAGAACAAATTTGCATTTTCACATCTTCACACTGTAAAACAGATTGCAAGCTCTCTTGAGCTTATTACAAACGATATAAAGGAAGCGTCGCTTTACTTTATTCAGAGCGGTGATTTGAGGCAGCTTTTGAAATCTGACCTTGAAACCGACCAACAGGAGCTTGAAAAGGCAAGGGTACATGTAAACGACTTTTTAACATACCTTGTAGGTGAAAAACCATATATTCATTCCATATACATAATGGGTAAAAATAATACTATATTTGACACATATGGAATCAAAGAGCAGACTTTAAATCTTTCTAATATCAACGTCCAGAGCTTTGAATGGTGTCCTAATGTCATAACAAGCAGGGCAGGAATATTAACGTATGTGATTTCTCTTGTTCGTCCTATAAGAGACATCAACAACTTCAAAAACCTGATTGGGTATTTAGAGATAAACATTGATGAAAAAAGCTTGTTTGACGAGGTAATAAGTCTTAGCTCAAATTTTTCTGAAAACTTTGTTATCTGTAACCAGAACTATTTTATCCTTAGCTCAACAGACAAGACTTTAATCGGAAAGAACCTTGCCAAGATGATTTCTACAAAACCCATGGAAAATTTTGAGCAAGGCTTTTTTTATACAAAACTGTCTGGCGAAACCTTTCTTGTTATATACTCTACCATAAAACCTCTTGGATGGAAGGTTGTAAGCTTTGTAGAAAAGGCAAGTCTTGTTGCTGAAAATAGAGCTATACAAAGTTATCTTTTTATTACTATCCTTCTTGCCCTTTTTGCTGCATCTATTTCTCTTGTTTTCTTCCAAAACAGTATCCTCTATCCGCTCAAACAGCTAAGAATTTTTATGAGACATATTGCAAACCAGAACTTTGATGTGTACATGCAGCCAAGGGGAAATGATGAGGTGTCAAAGCTAATTCAAGCATTCAACAGTATGTCTGCAAAACTCAATGAGCTTATGAACCAGGTTTACATTGCAACTATAAAGCAAAAAGAGGCAGAGTTAAAAGCCCTGCAAGAAAGAATCAACCCCCACTTTCTTTACAACACACTTGATACAATATACTGGACAGCCCGACTTGAAGGTGCAAAAAAAGCTTGCATCCTTGTTGAGGCACTCTCAAAACTTTTCAGGTCCATATTAGCAAACAAAAGTAACATCATAACTGTGAAAGAAGAGATAGAACATCTTAATAGTTACATCCTAATACAAAAGGTCAGGTACCAGGACTTGATAGAATTTTCGTTGAACGTTCAAAGTCAAGCTCTATGCTATAAAACAGTAAAGCTTGTTCTGCAGCCAATTGTGGAAAATGCAATCTATCATGGTATAGAAAAAAGTGGGAAGAAGGGAAAAATTAGTATTGAAGTGTTTACAAAAGATGAAAAACTATATTTTATCGTGTCCGACACAGGAGCTGGTGCTCCAAAAGAGGTGTTCGAAAGTGCCCTGAAGAATGACAATCCAAATGGTAAGATAGGACTTAAAAATGTCAATGACAGAATAAAACTTGCGTTTGGGAATGAATATGGCATGGAAATTGAAAGCACACCAGGGCTTGGAACAAAGGTGACGGTTATACAACCAGCTTTAAAAGAAGGTGATTTGAAATGA
- a CDS encoding response regulator has translation MIKMVVADDERVIRKGIISSIDWTSYGIEIVGEASNGQEAAQLCFSKQPDIVLLDIRMPILDGLEAAKIIKQSLPNIKIVFLTGYDDVEYLKTALKLRASDYLLKPVSADELIKVVVGLKESIIEEQKKSFETLLYKNIVEENIYVLRSSFLKSLFANPEIVLDPVKERLLKISLEGPYFQVILVVVEDIFMLMESSVNKNKEFVLNLLSNLIEEDIQEKYCGFVFYGDFGDNTLILIVNLSEPKEIDEKLLNQIKSNAKKYLNVKISFSKGIVVSSKKELHLSLKSASDSKFLPSQLTEDEVELLNAFMALDKEKTALLVNKIFEKLEYKVDKNSLENSYKKLSELILTKAKEICPALKDEFTKSAAFSFNKRESENMKKNLIDFAFFCIDKIQNVKESRHRKIIKDAISYIEKNYATQILLSDIAEVCGISPNYFCKIFKEETGKSFVDFLNELRINKAKQLLLSTNLKSYEVAEKVGFSDYKYFSMIFKKYTGLSPRKFKEEGQK, from the coding sequence ATGATTAAAATGGTTGTTGCTGATGATGAAAGGGTAATCCGAAAAGGAATAATATCTTCAATTGACTGGACATCATACGGAATTGAAATAGTAGGAGAAGCATCAAATGGTCAGGAGGCAGCACAGCTTTGCTTTTCAAAACAGCCAGACATTGTCCTTTTGGACATTAGAATGCCCATTTTGGACGGACTTGAGGCTGCAAAGATTATAAAGCAGAGCCTGCCGAACATAAAGATTGTGTTTCTTACAGGCTATGACGATGTAGAATACTTAAAGACTGCCCTCAAACTTCGTGCATCTGATTATCTTCTAAAGCCTGTGAGCGCAGATGAGCTGATTAAGGTAGTTGTTGGGTTAAAAGAATCTATTATTGAGGAGCAGAAAAAGTCTTTCGAGACTTTGCTGTACAAAAACATCGTGGAAGAGAACATATATGTTTTAAGGTCTTCGTTTTTAAAAAGTCTGTTTGCAAACCCCGAAATAGTACTTGACCCTGTGAAAGAAAGGCTTTTGAAAATCTCATTAGAAGGTCCTTACTTTCAGGTAATTTTGGTTGTGGTTGAAGATATTTTTATGTTAATGGAGTCTTCTGTAAACAAGAACAAAGAGTTTGTGCTAAATCTACTTTCAAACCTAATTGAAGAGGATATCCAGGAAAAATACTGTGGATTTGTATTTTACGGCGACTTTGGCGATAATACCTTGATTTTGATAGTAAACTTGAGTGAACCAAAAGAGATAGATGAAAAGCTTCTAAATCAAATAAAATCTAATGCTAAGAAGTATCTTAACGTTAAGATCTCATTTTCAAAAGGAATTGTTGTCTCAAGCAAAAAGGAGCTGCATCTATCTTTAAAAAGTGCATCAGATAGTAAGTTTCTTCCATCTCAGCTGACTGAAGACGAGGTCGAACTTTTAAATGCTTTTATGGCTCTTGATAAGGAAAAGACAGCTTTGCTGGTGAATAAGATTTTTGAAAAATTGGAATATAAAGTTGATAAAAATTCTTTAGAAAACAGTTATAAGAAGCTTTCTGAGCTTATTTTGACAAAAGCAAAAGAAATATGCCCTGCTTTAAAAGATGAGTTTACCAAAAGCGCAGCCTTTTCTTTTAATAAGCGGGAAAGTGAAAATATGAAAAAGAACCTAATAGATTTTGCCTTCTTTTGTATTGACAAGATTCAGAACGTAAAAGAAAGCAGGCACAGGAAAATTATAAAAGATGCCATAAGTTACATTGAGAAAAACTATGCAACCCAAATTTTACTGTCTGATATTGCTGAGGTTTGCGGAATTTCGCCCAACTATTTTTGTAAAATATTTAAAGAAGAAACTGGTAAAAGTTTTGTGGACTTTTTAAATGAGCTGAGGATAAACAAAGCCAAACAGCTTCTGCTGTCAACAAACCTAAAATCTTATGAGGTTGCCGAAAAGGTTGGGTTTAGTGACTATAAATACTTTTCAATGATATTCAAAAAGTACACAGGCCTGTCTCCCAGGAAGTTCAAAGAGGAAGGACAAAAATAA
- a CDS encoding FAD-dependent oxidoreductase → MFDNLFAKGKIGTMEIKNRIVFTAMGNALANPDGTVSQKDIHFYSARAKGGVGLIITECTVVDERGKGNTRQICVYDDKFIPGLKALADEIHKYDAKIVAQIYHPGRQGISAINGNLPMPAPSKIECKVVRQPVEEMTIEQIEDMIDKFINAAVRVKKAGIDGVEIHAAHGYLVNQFLSPYTNKRTDKYGGSLENRMRFLEEIILGIREKCGKDYPLLVRLSVDEFLGLVGLPEEGLHLEESIKIAQRLEALGVDALDISCGIYETMNVAWEPISFEQGWKIYLAETIKKAVNIPVIAVSVIRDPEYADQLIKEGKIDFAGSARQHFADPEWANKAKEGRVNEIRKCISCLYCMETLMKADLTGIPCQCAINIQAGREDELSSFKEDGEGKIVAIIGAGPAGLEAARVLALRRYKPIVFEKSDKIGGMLQLGCKPPKKEKIKWLIDYLKSQVERLGIEIRYNCAPTIETLKSLNPYAIFIAHGSKPLIPQTIAGIESKNVLTIEDILSGKMILKNKKVAVVGSGLTGLETAHYLAENNNDVSIFEMADEIGPGAYFQNLIDVLNHLKAFNVKLYPKRKLVKIDENIAIFENTETKAQEEYEFDYIVLSLGRVSNKEYVEEIKSNFDKVFVLGDAKEIGTIRNAMESGFLTAYNL, encoded by the coding sequence ATGTTTGATAATCTGTTTGCAAAGGGTAAAATCGGGACAATGGAAATAAAAAATAGAATAGTATTTACAGCAATGGGTAATGCATTAGCTAATCCCGACGGGACCGTATCCCAAAAAGATATCCACTTTTATTCTGCAAGAGCAAAAGGGGGAGTCGGACTTATAATTACAGAATGTACAGTGGTTGACGAAAGAGGAAAAGGTAATACAAGGCAGATATGCGTCTATGATGACAAATTTATCCCGGGTCTTAAAGCTTTAGCAGATGAAATTCATAAATATGATGCTAAAATAGTAGCTCAGATTTATCATCCTGGAAGACAGGGAATTTCGGCTATAAACGGAAATTTGCCAATGCCAGCGCCAAGCAAGATAGAATGCAAGGTGGTACGCCAACCAGTTGAAGAAATGACTATTGAACAAATTGAAGATATGATAGACAAGTTCATAAATGCAGCAGTAAGAGTCAAAAAAGCAGGTATAGATGGTGTTGAGATTCATGCAGCTCATGGATACTTGGTTAACCAGTTTTTGAGTCCTTACACTAACAAAAGAACGGACAAGTATGGTGGAAGTCTTGAAAACAGAATGAGATTCCTTGAAGAGATAATTTTAGGTATAAGAGAGAAATGTGGTAAAGACTATCCTCTGTTAGTAAGGTTATCAGTTGACGAATTTTTAGGATTGGTAGGCCTTCCTGAAGAAGGACTGCACCTTGAAGAGAGCATCAAAATAGCTCAAAGGTTAGAAGCTTTGGGTGTGGATGCACTCGATATAAGCTGTGGAATATATGAAACTATGAATGTAGCATGGGAACCTATATCTTTTGAGCAAGGGTGGAAGATATATTTGGCTGAAACAATAAAAAAAGCTGTAAACATACCTGTAATAGCAGTATCAGTTATAAGAGACCCAGAGTATGCAGACCAGTTAATTAAAGAAGGAAAAATCGATTTTGCAGGTTCGGCAAGACAACATTTTGCAGACCCCGAATGGGCAAATAAGGCAAAAGAAGGTAGAGTAAATGAAATAAGAAAATGCATCTCTTGCCTGTATTGCATGGAAACTCTTATGAAGGCTGACTTGACAGGTATTCCTTGTCAATGTGCCATTAACATCCAAGCAGGAAGAGAAGATGAACTTAGCAGCTTTAAAGAAGATGGCGAAGGAAAAATTGTTGCAATAATTGGTGCAGGACCTGCTGGACTTGAGGCTGCAAGAGTTTTAGCACTCAGAAGATACAAACCCATTGTATTTGAGAAATCGGATAAAATAGGTGGTATGCTTCAGCTCGGTTGTAAACCACCTAAAAAAGAGAAAATTAAGTGGCTAATAGATTATCTAAAATCCCAGGTTGAAAGGTTAGGTATTGAAATAAGGTACAACTGTGCACCTACTATAGAAACTTTAAAATCTCTTAATCCTTATGCAATATTTATTGCGCACGGTTCAAAGCCATTGATACCACAAACAATTGCAGGGATAGAAAGCAAAAATGTGCTGACTATTGAAGATATTTTGAGTGGAAAAATGATATTGAAGAATAAAAAGGTGGCTGTAGTTGGGTCTGGATTGACAGGTCTTGAAACTGCTCACTACCTTGCTGAAAATAACAATGATGTTAGCATATTTGAAATGGCCGACGAAATAGGACCGGGAGCATATTTTCAAAATTTAATAGATGTACTCAACCATCTAAAAGCCTTTAATGTTAAGCTGTACCCGAAACGAAAATTGGTAAAGATAGATGAAAATATAGCCATCTTCGAAAATACTGAGACTAAAGCCCAGGAAGAATATGAGTTTGATTATATTGTACTTTCTCTGGGAAGAGTTTCAAATAAAGAGTATGTTGAAGAAATAAAATCTAATTTTGATAAAGTGTTTGTACTTGGAGATGCCAAAGAAATTGGAACTATAAGAAATGCAATGGAATCTGGATTTTTAACCGCCTATAATCTGTAA